A genomic stretch from Shewanella sediminis HAW-EB3 includes:
- the apbC gene encoding iron-sulfur cluster carrier protein ApbC produces the protein MSSASQNYRLTDDLLGPVLAILDAYQDPYLAQGLVSAGCVNKLSMDGKRLQLGLCYPYPCMTQYRDTVMAITKKLAVLDAIDEVECEIDFQPASISAIGGVEPIENVKQVIAVASGKGGVGKSTTAVNLALALAAEGAKVGILDADIYGPSIPLMLGVTDFKPVSPDGKMMTAATAHGITAQSIGFMLADDEAAVWRGPMAAGALAQLLNETQWPELDYMVIDMPPGTGDIQLTLSQKVPVTGAVVVTTPQDIALADAKKGISMFRKVNIPVLGIVENMSFHMCSECGHKEHPFGSHGGSKMAERYQVPLLGELPLKLNIREDVDNGTPTVVADPDGEVAALYREIARKVGAQLALTKVQSSVSISISDDE, from the coding sequence TTGTCTTCAGCTTCTCAGAATTACCGTCTCACCGACGATCTTCTCGGGCCTGTTTTGGCCATTTTGGATGCATATCAAGATCCGTATTTAGCACAAGGTTTGGTCAGCGCCGGCTGCGTAAACAAGTTATCGATGGATGGTAAACGTTTGCAGTTGGGTCTGTGTTACCCATATCCATGCATGACACAGTACCGTGATACCGTTATGGCGATAACGAAAAAGCTTGCTGTGCTAGATGCAATCGATGAAGTGGAATGCGAAATCGACTTCCAACCTGCGTCTATTTCAGCCATTGGTGGTGTTGAGCCGATTGAGAATGTGAAGCAAGTGATTGCCGTCGCTTCCGGTAAAGGTGGTGTGGGTAAATCAACGACCGCGGTCAACCTGGCATTAGCCCTTGCAGCCGAAGGCGCTAAAGTGGGCATCCTGGATGCCGACATCTATGGTCCCTCTATTCCGTTAATGTTGGGTGTGACTGATTTTAAGCCAGTCTCGCCTGATGGAAAAATGATGACGGCAGCGACAGCCCATGGCATTACGGCACAATCTATCGGTTTTATGCTAGCCGATGATGAAGCCGCGGTATGGCGTGGCCCTATGGCTGCAGGTGCATTAGCCCAGTTGTTGAATGAAACTCAATGGCCGGAGCTCGATTACATGGTTATCGATATGCCACCGGGGACGGGTGACATTCAACTGACCCTCTCTCAAAAAGTGCCGGTGACAGGTGCAGTGGTGGTGACAACGCCTCAAGATATCGCCCTTGCCGATGCCAAGAAAGGGATCAGCATGTTCCGCAAAGTGAACATTCCTGTGTTAGGCATTGTTGAGAATATGAGTTTTCACATGTGTAGCGAATGTGGTCATAAAGAGCATCCGTTTGGTAGTCACGGTGGCAGTAAGATGGCCGAGCGTTATCAGGTTCCTCTTTTGGGAGAGTTACCGCTTAAGCTCAACATCCGTGAAGATGTAGATAACGGCACACCTACGGTCGTAGCCGACCCTGACGGTGAAGTGGCAGCACTTTATCGTGAGATAGCAAGAAAAGTGGGAGCTCAGCTCGCACTCACCAAAGTACAATCCAGTGTTTCAATTAGTATTTCAGATGACGAATAA
- the mltG gene encoding endolytic transglycosylase MltG: MKKIIIALVATSLTLLTLAGGIGFWGYKHIIEYSQSPLSVAQPQDLELKRGTSFSQLVTTLEKREIVTEGWKLKVLARLKPELAKIRSGFYVIEPGETVNELLEKLVEGKEKVFSVTLIEGQSIKEWLAILEALPQSQFVDDVFRRVLADQGDESGLPEGKFYPDTYHYVAGDDIQLVVTQSYNKMQQELAAAWAQRAEDLPLKSPYELLIMASIIEKETGKASERPWISAVFANRLNKGMRLQTDPTVIYGMGERYQGNITRKDLRELTPFNTYRINGLTPTPIAAPSGASLLAAAQPADVNYLYFVSRNDGSHVFSRTLVEHNRAVNKYQRNR; the protein is encoded by the coding sequence ATGAAAAAAATTATTATAGCGCTTGTCGCAACCAGCTTAACTCTGCTTACCCTCGCTGGTGGGATTGGTTTTTGGGGTTATAAACATATAATCGAGTATAGTCAGTCTCCGCTGAGCGTCGCTCAGCCACAAGATCTTGAACTCAAACGCGGTACCTCATTTTCACAGCTGGTGACGACGTTGGAGAAACGGGAAATAGTGACCGAGGGCTGGAAGTTGAAGGTATTGGCTCGTCTTAAACCAGAACTTGCTAAAATTCGCTCAGGATTTTACGTTATAGAGCCCGGTGAGACAGTTAACGAACTGCTTGAAAAGTTGGTTGAGGGAAAAGAGAAAGTCTTCAGTGTGACGCTTATAGAGGGGCAGAGCATCAAGGAGTGGTTGGCGATATTGGAAGCCTTACCTCAAAGTCAGTTTGTTGATGATGTATTCAGGCGCGTTTTAGCCGATCAGGGAGATGAGTCAGGTCTGCCTGAAGGTAAATTTTATCCCGACACTTATCACTATGTTGCCGGTGATGATATTCAATTGGTGGTTACTCAAAGTTATAACAAGATGCAGCAAGAGTTAGCCGCCGCCTGGGCGCAACGGGCTGAGGACCTTCCCCTTAAGTCTCCTTATGAGTTATTGATCATGGCATCGATAATTGAAAAAGAGACTGGCAAGGCCAGCGAACGTCCCTGGATATCGGCAGTATTTGCTAACCGCCTCAATAAAGGGATGCGCTTACAAACCGATCCGACCGTGATTTACGGCATGGGAGAAAGGTACCAAGGCAATATTACGCGCAAGGACTTAAGAGAGCTAACCCCCTTTAATACTTATAGAATTAATGGGCTGACGCCAACTCCCATTGCGGCGCCAAGTGGCGCATCGCTGCTTGCTGCGGCGCAACCGGCAGACGTAAACTACCTCTATTTTGTTTCCAGAAATGATGGCAGTCACGTATTTTCAAGAACATTAGTCGAGCACAACCGTGCCGTAAACAAGTATCAGAGAAATCGATGA
- the udk gene encoding uridine kinase, producing the protein MNSQCVIIGIAGASASGKSLIAKTIYEELCRDLGTDQIGVIAEDAYYRDQGHLSMDQRILTNYDHPKALDHELLCSHLTALKSGEAVEIPTYSYNEHTRMEETIKMTPKKVIILEGILLLTDPVLRDTMDASVFMDTPLDICFMRRLSRDVAERGRTMESVMSQYTETVRPMFLQFIEPSKQYADIIVPRGGKNRIATDILKTRIQHLLAK; encoded by the coding sequence ATGAATTCTCAGTGTGTCATTATCGGTATCGCGGGGGCGTCAGCCTCTGGAAAAAGTTTAATCGCAAAAACCATCTACGAAGAGTTGTGCCGTGATCTTGGTACCGACCAGATAGGTGTTATTGCCGAAGATGCCTATTACAGAGATCAGGGACATCTTTCGATGGATCAGCGGATACTGACTAATTACGATCATCCTAAAGCACTCGACCATGAGCTTTTATGCAGCCATTTAACGGCCTTGAAGTCTGGTGAAGCGGTAGAGATCCCTACCTACAGCTATAACGAGCATACGCGTATGGAAGAGACCATTAAGATGACGCCTAAGAAGGTGATCATCCTGGAAGGTATCTTGCTGCTGACCGATCCGGTACTTAGAGATACTATGGATGCGAGTGTCTTTATGGATACGCCACTGGATATCTGTTTTATGCGCCGCCTTTCTCGCGATGTTGCCGAGCGTGGCCGTACTATGGAGTCTGTAATGTCACAGTACACAGAGACTGTTCGTCCTATGTTCCTGCAATTTATCGAACCATCTAAGCAGTATGCGGATATTATTGTGCCGCGCGGTGGTAAAAACCGTATCGCTACCGATATTCTCAAGACTCGAATTCAGCATCTGTTAGCAAAATAA
- the pabC gene encoding aminodeoxychorismate lyase, with protein sequence MTEVWVNGKQDCQIDPFERGLAYGDGLFATMRFSGGEVLFLRAHLQRLTQGAKRLGFDWCASDPLIAQMNHLAMTHGDGCIKLLLGRGVGGRGYAAPASATITEIVSLHAIPCHYSQWQSDGISLKSSDVKLAHQPLLAGIKHLNRLEQVLIKSKQLASGFDDWLVMDQKHNVIESSMANLFLVDGNKVVTPSIALAGVAGVMREQVIYALIDRGFDLHITDVSYQQLSQFEHGFITNSLFGLVDINRVDDLTFERSPFTDSIRHSLHLTL encoded by the coding sequence ATGACTGAAGTTTGGGTGAATGGGAAACAAGACTGCCAGATTGATCCGTTTGAACGTGGATTAGCCTACGGTGACGGACTGTTTGCGACCATGCGTTTCAGTGGTGGTGAGGTCTTGTTTTTACGGGCCCACTTGCAGAGGCTGACTCAGGGCGCGAAACGGTTAGGTTTCGACTGGTGCGCCAGTGATCCGCTTATTGCCCAGATGAACCACCTCGCGATGACCCATGGAGATGGCTGTATTAAGCTATTACTCGGCCGGGGCGTCGGCGGACGAGGCTACGCTGCGCCAGCCTCCGCGACCATTACCGAAATCGTCTCGCTTCATGCTATCCCCTGCCATTATTCACAATGGCAAAGTGATGGAATATCGTTGAAGAGCAGCGATGTTAAGCTGGCACATCAACCCTTGCTAGCCGGTATTAAACATCTCAATCGCCTCGAGCAGGTACTAATAAAATCAAAGCAACTCGCTTCAGGTTTTGATGATTGGCTAGTGATGGATCAAAAGCACAATGTTATTGAGTCATCGATGGCCAACCTGTTTCTGGTTGATGGTAATAAAGTCGTCACACCAAGCATTGCTTTGGCGGGGGTTGCCGGAGTGATGAGAGAGCAGGTCATCTATGCACTCATAGATCGAGGTTTCGATCTGCATATTACTGACGTTAGCTATCAGCAACTGTCTCAATTTGAGCATGGGTTTATTACTAATAGCCTGTTTGGCCTTGTCGATATTAACCGAGTCGATGACCTTACCTTTGAGCGGTCACCTTTTACAGATTCAATAAGACACTCTTTGCACCTTACCTTATGA